A single region of the Eleginops maclovinus isolate JMC-PN-2008 ecotype Puerto Natales chromosome 4, JC_Emac_rtc_rv5, whole genome shotgun sequence genome encodes:
- the cdh16 gene encoding cadherin-17, producing the protein MADREATTMLIIALILVIIYTIAPCSGANVKIGVPENYDGIFPWYLAKLRNLPGNYTDLTVTGDDEGIFGVEAQLLYALKPLDREKQPSYSLQVSFITSEHRQSFTVEVCVNDKNDNVPTFIEESMRGSVQLGLLKGIPFMQVDALDRDDRNTAHAELRFSLIEQTPRIPSSQMFFINSITGEVSLTEEGASTLDPEMCGRYKLLVMVKDMAGKANAFFTNGIVTVEVTGNTWASPDPVRLQENLPGPYPIPISQVKWSGSQAEYSLEGEFPEMLFTISREGVIYLNAPLDRETQDQFQISIVVERPDGREIAKPVELRVMVGDANDNRPTFPQAQYHTVVKELAARGTEILTVQAADNDDPKTDNVRIFYRLVGQIPESPRALFRVDRDSGVISVQADSMEGTAPQYTLTITAEDAKGLNSSCTVVVTVQDENNNPPVFSQHEYGPFHIPEDALVGTTITAVLAGDADVRGGDSWQVDYRLESGNEEEVFTFVTDKQTNEVSLILSKVLDFERESEYILVLSAQNPVALVRGRYGPASTATVSIYVDDVNEGPILSQSHYEVTVREGEEPGRVIATIRGYDPDSHPIRYSLQGDTKKYFSIGKYSGELKTVQALDREENSTYTMEVIAVDGRNSSLSASTLVTVQILDVNDNSPVLVGDYSWKYLCTPRWEDQALVLASRDSDGPQHGGRLNFSLRSDATVRRNWKLTPINDTHTNLSLNIPYLAPEVYTVPFTISDSSSPPRSTFINLPVTVCPCNVRGNCKMAAKQLQGMPTIQSAVGILLGTFAVIGTILIVVFVRLSYKNPNQPSKTNQERVPLKISI; encoded by the exons ATGGCTGACAGAGAAGCTACGACAATGCTCATCATAGCTCTTATA TTGGTGATAATTTACACAATTGCACCATGCTCTGGAGCAAATGTTAAAATAGGCGTCCCTGAAAACTACGATGGTATTTTCCCATGGTATCTGGCAAAG CTTCGTAACCTGCCAGGAAATTACACTGACTTGACGGTAACGGGGGATGATGAGGGGATATTCGGAGTCGAAGCTCAGCTACTGTACGCTCTAAAACCActggacagagagaaacagccGTCATACTCTCTGCAG gtGTCCTTCATAACATCAGAGCACCGTCAGAGCTTCACCGTTGAAGTGTGTGTCAACGATAAGAACGACAATGTGCCCACTTTCATAGAGGAGAGCATGCGAGGCAGTGTGCAGCTCGGACTTCTCAAAG GGATCCCGTTCATGCAGGTGGATGCGCTGGATCGTGATGACCGCAACACCGCCCACGCTGAGCTGCGCTTCAGCCTCATAGAGCAGACGCCCAGGATTCCCTCCAGCCAAATGTTTTTCATCAACTCCATCACTGGAGAGGTTTCCCTCACAGAGGAAG GAGCCTCTACTCTGGACCCTGAGATGTGCGGTCGTTACAAACTCTTGGTGATGGTGAAGGACATGGCTGGGAAGGCGAATGCTTTCTTCACCAACGGCATCGTTACGGTGGAGGTGACAGGTAACACTTGGGCCTCGCCCGACCCGGTACGACTTCAGGAGAACCTCCCGGGCCCCTACCCCATCCCCATCTCACAG gTCAAATGGAGTGGAAGTCAAGCAGAGTACAGTCTGGAGGGGGAGTTTCCAGAGATGCTCTTCACCATCAGCAGAGAAGGAGTCATTTATCTCAACGCCCCTCTAGACAGGGAGACACAAGACCAG TTCCAGATCAGCATTGTGGTTGAGCGTCCAGATGGCAGAGAGATTGCAAAGCCTGTGGAGTTGAGGGTGATGGTGGGCGATGCCAATGATAATAGACCCACTTTTCCACAGGCCCAGTACCACACTGTGGTCAAGGAACTGGCTGCTCGAG GGACAGAAATCCTGACAGTGCAGGCAGCCGATAATGACGATCCCAAGACGGACAACGTGCGGATCTTCTATCGTTTAGTCGGACAAATTCCAGAGAGTCCTCGAGCCCTCTTCAGAGTGGACCGTGACTCGGGGGTCATCTCTGTGCAGGCAGACAGTATGGAGGGCACAGCCCCTCAGTACACCCTCACCATCACTGCTGAGGATGCCAAAG GTCTAAACAGTTCGTGCACTGTTGTGGTGACAGTGCAGGATGAGAACAACAACCCACCAGTCTTCTCCCAACATGAG TATGGGCCCTTTCACATCCCAGAGGACGCTCTGGTGGGCACCACAATAACAGCTGTGCTGGCGGGGGATGCAGATGTTCGAGGAGGAGACAGCTGGCAGGTGGACTACCGTTTAGAGTCCGGTAACGAGGAAGAGGTCTTTACATTTGTGACAGACAAGCAGACCAATGAAGTCTCACTCATCCTTTCAAAG GTCTTGGACTTTGAGCGTGAAAGTGAGTACATCCTGGTGCTTAGCGCTCAGAACCCAGTGGCTCTGGTCCGGGGCCGATACGGACCTGCATCCACGGCAACAGTCTCCATCTATGTGGATGATGTGAATGAAGGTCCCATTTTGTCTCAGAGCCATTATGAGGTGACcgtcagagagggagaggagccgGGACGGGTTATCGCCACCATTCGAGGTTACGACCCCGATTCTCACCCAATCAG ATATTCTCTTCAAGGGGACACCAAGAAATACTTTTCGATAGGGAAGTATTCTGGTGAACTAAAGACGGTGCAGGCCTtggacagagaggagaacagcACATACACCATGGAGGTTATTGCAGTAGATGGGC GAAACTCTTCTTTGTCTGCATCCACCTTGGTGACGGTCCAAATCCTGGATGTGAATGATAACAGCCCAGTCCTGGTTGGAGACTATTCCTGGAAGTACTTGTGCACGCCTCGCTGGGAGGACCAAGCTCTGGTGCTGGCCTCACGGGACAGTGATGGGCCGCAGCATGGGGGAAGACTGAACTTCTCCCTGCGCAGTGATGCCACAGTCCGACGTAACTGGAAACTAACGCCAATTAATG ATACTCACACCAACCTGTCCCTGAACATCCCATACCTTGCCCCTGAGGTGTACACTGTGCCCTTTACCATCTCTGACAGCAGCTCTCCTCCAAGGAGCACCTTCATAAACCTGCCAG TGACAGTGTGTCCCTGCAACGTCAGAGGGAACTGCAAAATGGCTGCCAAGCAGTTGCAGGGCATGCCAACTATCCAGTCTGCAGTAGGGATTCTGCTTGGCACCTTTGCAGTCATTG gaactattctcattgttgtgtttgtgagacTCTCATACAAAAACCCAAATCAACCGAGCAAAACAAACCAGGAGAGAGTTCCCCTGAAGATTTCTATCTGA